The nucleotide window CAAAGGCTCTCAAATGCGAGGCCACATTCCTTCGCAATGCAAATAACACGTGCCACCGAAGCATTCAGCTCTACAACGTGACGGCTCaagttttcgaaaaaatacCAAAGTACCGTTTCCGGTTTCCTGTTTgcttttcttaggcgactaccTCTCTGGAGTTTATTATGAgggcgtgatttttttttaaatgcgcaGTACGACTTCTCGTTACCATGGGCAGCTTGGTTTCAGTTCGTCGAAAATATTAACGCAAACAGTGCAAATTCTGATCACGGCAACCTTGAAGATTGTGTTGGACGTTTACAGCGCTTCATgggttcgtgttttttttttaggaatggaCCCAAGCAACTGACGCAACCGAACAAGCTCGGAGCCCGTTATTGGCTTGTAGGGCTGAAGCACAGCTTTTCTGAATACTGGCGGTGGAGCATGAATGGCCGAAACTTTTACGGCTTTTGCATCTTCAACAGCTTAGGTATATGTTTTGGCAGTCAATGCTTCTAAATATTGcggtaattttgaattttttcatttctgtttGCAAACTACTCAAATAATCCACTCGTTTTTTTGTTGTGGATGCTTCGGTAAAAAGTGTTCTTCGAATCATGTTTCTGTTTTAATCACTCTCCATCATGAGAGGCTTGGCTTCAGATTCCCGTAAACGGTGCAATTTCTAATCGCAGCAACCTTGAAAATTGTATTCGACGTTTACAGCGCTTCATTTGTTCGTGTTTAAAGCAATGGACCTAAGTAAATGACACAACCAAATTAGCCCGGAGCCTGTTCTTGGCTTGTAGGTCGCAAGCACAGCTTTTTTTTGCTACTTTGAATACTGGTCGTGAACCTGAATGGTTGAAACATTTACGGCTAATTCGATGTTGGTTACAACTTAGGAAAACCAAAGCATGCTGCTATCTTTTTCGCATCGTCCTCAACAATCCGGTCCTTTCGGCAACCAATAGTCTTCATCGTGGCAGAGCGATTTCTGTTAGACTAAGTTAATGCTTCTAAATACTGCGGTCAGAATGGATTTTTCATTTGTGTTTGGAAACTTCTCAAATAATCCACtcatttttgttattgttgtgGGTATTTCGATAAAAACTGTTCCTCGAATATTGTTTTCTGTTTTAATCACTCCCTATGCTGGACAGCTTGGCTTCAAATTCCCGCAAGAAGTGCAATTTTCTGATCACAGCAACCTTGACGATTGTGTTCGACGTTTGCAACGCTCCATGGGTTCGTGTTTGTTGGAATGGACCTAAGCAACTGGCACATCGAACTAGCCCAGAGCCTGCTATTGGCTAGTAGGTCTCAAGCACAGCTTTTCTGCTACTTTGAATGCTGGCGGTGGAATACGGCTTTTACGTCTTCAACAGCACAGGcttatttttggcaaccaatAGTCTTCTTCTCCTTCTAAATACTGCGGTCATTATTACTTTCATTTCTGTTTGCAAACTACTCAAATAATCCAGTCGTTTTTTTGTGGATGTTTCGGTAAAATATGTTCCTCGAATCCTGTTTTTTGTTTTAATCACTCTCCATTATGAAAGGCTTGTCTTCAGATTCCCGTAAACGGTACAATTTCTAATCGCAGCAACCTTGAAAGTTGTGTTCGACGTTTACAAACTTCATGGGTTCGTGTTTAAAGCAATGGACCTGAGCAACTGACACAACCGAACTAGCCCGGAGCCTGTTCGTAGCTTGTAGGTCTCAAGCACAGCTTTTCTGAATATACTGATGATGAACCTGAATGGTCGAAACTTTTACGGCTGATTCGTTGTTGATTACAGCTTAGAAAAACCAAAGCATGCTGATTGCTGATATCTTTTTCGCATCGTCTTCAACAATCCGGGCCTCTTTTTTTGGCAACCAAAAGTCTTCATCGTGTAAGGGCGATTTCTGTTAGACTGAGTCTTTACTGCTTCTAAATATTGCGGTCAGAATGGATTTTTCATTTGTGTTTGGAAACTTCTCAACTAATGcactcgtttttttttgttgcggGCGTTTCGGTAAAAATTGATCCTCGAATCTTGTTTTCTGTTTTATTCACTCTCGATCCTGGGGAACTTAGCTTTAGATTACCGCAAACGGTGAGTGAAATTTCTGATCACAGCAACCTTGAAGATTGTGTTCGACGTTTACAACGCTTCATGCGTTCGTGTTTGTTGGAATGGACCCAGGCAACTGACGCAACCAACCTAGCCCGGAGCCTGTTATTGGCTTGTAGGTCTCAAGAACAGCTTTTTTGCTATTCTATTCTGAATACTGGCGGTGGAACCTGAATGGTCGAATTTTTTACGGCTTTCACGTCTTCGACAGCTCGTACTTATTTTTTGGCAATCAATAGTCTTCTTCTGCTTCTAAATATTGCGGTCATAATGAATTTTTCATTGTTGTTTGAAAACTACTCAAATAATCCACTCGTTTTTTGTTGTAGGTGTTTCGGTAAAAAGTGTTTCTCGTATCATGTTTACTGTTTCAATCACTTTCCATCATATGCAGCTTGGCTTCAGATTCCCGCAAACGGTGCAATTGCTGATCTCAGCAACCTTGAAAATCGTGTTCGATGTGGATTCGTGTTTAAAGCAATGCATGGACCCAAGCAACTGACAAACCAAACTAGCCCGGAGCCTGTTCTTGGCTTGTATGTCTCAAGCACAGCTTTTCTGCTATTCTGAATACTGGCTGTGGAACGGAGAGGTCGAAACTTTTACGGCTGATTCATTGTTGGTTGCAGCTTAGAAAAACCAACAGCATGCTGATATCTTTTTTCCCGCCGTCTTCAACAACCAGGTCTTTTTTTTAGCAACCAATAGTCCTTATCGTGTTAGAGCAATTTCTGTTAGACTGAGTCTATACTGCTTCTAAATACTGCGGTCAGAATTGAATCTTTATTTGTGTTTGGAAACTTCTCAAAAAATACACTCGTTTTTTTTGGTTGTGGGTGTTGTTTCGATAAAAACTGTTCCTCGAATCTTGTTTTCTGTTTTAATTACTCTCTATTATAGACAGCTTGGCTTCAGTGTCCTGCAAGCAGTGCAATTTTTGATCGCAGCAAacttgaaaattgttttcgacGTTTACAACGCTTCATGATGGGTTCGTGTTTAAAGCAATGGACCCAAGCAACTGACACAACCGAACTAGCCCGGAGCCTGTTCTTGACTTGTAGGTCTCAAGCACTGTTTTTCTGCTATTCTAAATACTGATGATGAACCTGAATGGTCGAAACTTTTACACCAGATTCGTTGTTGGTTACAGCTAAGGAAAACCAAAACATGCTGATTGCTGATATCTTTTACGTGGCGTCTTCAACAGTACGGGCTTATTTTTTTAACAACCAATAGTTGTTATCGTGTTAGAGCGATTTCTGTTGGACTGACTAAGTTAATGCTTCTAAATACTGCGGTCAGAATGGATTTTTCATTTGTGTTTGGAAACTTCTCAACTAATCCACTCGTTTTCTGTTGTGGGTGTTTCGGTAAAAGACAGATTGGCTTCAGATTACTGAAAGCCGTGCCAtttctgataaaaaaaaatgtgttcaacGTATACAACGCTTCATGAGTTCGTGTTTGAAGGAATGTACCTCAGCAACTGACAAACCCGAACTAGCCTGGAGCCTATTCTCGGCTTGTAGGCCTTAAGCCCAGCTATTCTGCTATTCTGAATACTGGCCGTGAACCTGAATGGTTGAAACTTTTACGACTGATTCGTTGTTGGTTACAGCTTAGGAAAACCAAAGCATGCTGATATCTTTTCGCATCGTCGTCTTATTTTTTTCTCAACCAATAGTCTTCATCGTGTCAGAGCACTGTCTGTTAGACTAAGCATATACTTCTAAATACTGCGGTCAGTATAGATTTTTCATTTGTGTTTGGAAACTTCTCAAATAATCCACTCGTTTTTTGTCGTTGTGGGTGATCTGGTTCCTTGTTTTAATCAATGTTTTGGATAGCTTAGCTTCAGATTCCCGCAAGCTGTGCAATTTCTGATCACAGCAACCTTGACGATTGTGTTAGACGTTTACAACGCTTCATGGTGTTTGTAGGAACGGACTTTAGCAACTAACGTCCGGAGCTTATCATTGGCCTCGAGAACTCAGGCACAGTATTTAGAATAGCAGAATACTGACGATGAGACTGAACGATCGAAACTTGCGGTTCTTTCGATGCAGGCTTCTACAAGAAAACCATATCATGCTGATATCTGTCTCGCATCCTCTTCAATAGCCCGGCCTAGTTTTATGGCCAGAAAAAGTCTGCTTTAGCAGCAATTTCTGTTAGACTGAAACCATCCTTCGAATGGGCCAACTAATGCTTCTCAATGCTGTGGTGCGAATGGATTGTCCACATCCATTTGGAAACAACGTGATCTTTGTCGTGGATGTTtcggtaaaaactgtaaaaacttgtttttcgtGTTGATCGCTTTCTGTCCTGGGACACACATGTCCCGGGCACGTTTTTTCTGCTGATATACTTCAGACTGTGGACCTGAACGGTCCGGAATTTTACGACTGATTCTTTTTAGGTTGCGGCTCATGTTACGGTTAAGGAAACCACGGCCTGATGATATTGGTGTTTTCTGCAGCCCCGTCCCATTTCGGCAAGCAAGGACTCAGCAGGCAAAGCCTGCCTTGACAGGTTCAGCATCGTGCTAGAATGACTTGAATGACTGTTAGACAAGGCTGGCTGTTCAATACTTTGGACAGACAGCTGACTGCACTGTGATTCCTTTCCCGTGATTTCATTTCTTTCTATATGTGTCCCGACTGTTGGCACTGTATGTATCACGCTGGAATCGCACTCTTTGTGCAAGTCATCGTGAATTTGAAGTTGTCTGGACCGGTTTGCCGACTCAGATCTTCTGAAGCTGCCAGCAATGCTAAGCTAAGTTGAATGGCTTTTCAATCCCTCATCAAATTACTGGCAACCGCAAATGTGCACGGCGCTAGGAAGATAGTTGCATCAGTCATGACATCTGAATACGGGATGCATGCCCGATGTGATTTCCCTCTCGCTGTAGCATGGACAGCGTATTGGACATATCGCTTTCATTATGCATTGCAGGAAACAGCTCCAAATATTTAGCACGAACAATTGCCCCATAACCGTCTTGCCGTTTCAAAGTCATCGCCATTCGCTAGCAGTTCCTGCAGCTGATTTACCTCCAAGCTACAATAAGGTTCGTGTCTTGGCTACACCCACTGTGCGATGCAGAGCTACATAGCGGCAGGCGCATTTCTAAACATATTCCGAATGCTTCGAAGCAATTGCGGCTTTTTCTCTGTGGGCTGTTCGAACCAATGTCCCATCACCTCCCAGGATTACCTCTATTGGCTTATCCAGGACGGATGTTCCACATCTTCGGCGGAATGGTTTCCTTTCAACGGTGAACGGCATCGTCATCGCATCCATTGCCACAATTCCACCGAAATCAGGAAACAGGTCGTTGATGTCGATTCCATTCTTAGTCTGCAATCAAGACAAAGTTAAGGCACACACTTCAGTAACGGGGAACACTACCGACTCACTTTCATCCAGATGCTTTCCACGGGCTGCTGCAGAGTTTCAGCGAGATTCTCTATTCCGCCATTTGGTCGCAGCCTCACGACCCATTTTTCATCTGCTCGGCATCTGTGGAATGACTATCAAGAGTTGATTTTGTATCTGAATTCCTCTGCAGTGGATCACTCGTGTTTCGGGTTAAACAGTTTCTTCAAATTTGTACAAATATTTACGAAAAGTACTCCAGCCCTTCAAATGCGTTAACATTGGGATGGTATCACCTTGTTCTTCTACTGGCACTACACAGTGGATACCCCAACTGAGACATTGTTTCTTCTGACTTTACAATTCTGGAGTTTTAGCTGTGTTTATCTCCGTATCCATGCGTTTTACAGCAACGCTTGAAAACGATCCGATTGTATCAAGTTATATTAGAAAACCTATGATAAAACAACTGCTACCAGCAAAGCGATATGCAATGCACTAATAAGGACATCCAAAAAAAAGTTGAGGAAATATCTACCTATAAAACAACTATTCGTAGCAAGCCTTGACAACTGAATGCTTCTTTAAATCAGCATTAAGGGCCATGTACGTATGCCAGCAAGGACCATTATGCAGTCTATTCACATAAAACTGATGGGTGCTGAGCGCTTAAGTCATATTATAAGAGTCTGCCCTCCGGGCTTAATCTACTGGGATTATTGACCACTTTCCAGGGCACGTTTCCGTACCTGGAAATGACATGCAATCGGCGTGGTTTGATCCTGTTCGATCACGTGCAATGTCCGGTTACTTTGATATCGTCCGAGATTCATTTTCAAGCTTTCCTTTCCCCAAACAAAACCAACTTCGATGGTTGTTGGCTCCGCTGGCATGATTCGAAAATTTCTTGTAGAGTAAGGTTTGAGCTTTGGCTGCAAACGAGCTCTTCAGCGGTGAACAATCCACGCTTGGCAACAGTTGCACAAAAATACTCGAAATACTTTTAGACAATATTGTACGTAATGATAATTCATGAATTTTTAACATATCGATCGAGTAATTTAGTTTATCTTCATTCTTAAAAAACAGGACTTAGTTACTAAGCTCCCTTATTTCCTTCTATCGTATGACATAAAAGTAGATTGctcccggaaggaattctattctACCGATCCAACTAGAAGTTGCAATGGAAATCCGGGAAACATTTCCACTACGAACCGAGAATACAATTTTAGAATGCACCCGCGCCCCAAGACTAATTGGCAGCAACTTCCTGGAAAATCTGCCAGACAAGACGGTAAATAAATGCCATGGTTGGTGGACAGCAGCATTGGATGACACCATTCGGATCTCGTTATCCCGACTGCATCCGCCCCGACGTTGTCAAGGCACATCTTTCGCAGAATAACAATCTTTTGCTATACAGTTGCTTCGAGGCAAACGCTTTAATTCTATTTTTGAGCGATGTTGAAAAAGAAATAAACTGTGATGATTGATAGTTTTGAAAACATCAGTCAATCTGATCTAATTAATGCCTGTTGCAAGTTTCCgtatttcgaaataaaaaataaacaattttcTGTTAAATTCACATGaacaaaaaatcatctaaaCCTCAATCAATGGTCGACCATGGATAAGTTCTATACAATGTTGGAGTTGGAACTAATTTTAAGTAGCTGCAGCTTAGCGTGTGAGTACATTTTTGCTTGAActcaaaactgttttaaaattttataatgtGCTATATTCagatttcaaatgaatttaatatttatgaaaataaaattgtcaaaacAAACCAAGCGAAATTTGTGTGACTCTGGTTAAACAGTTCTTAAAATTTGTGGATTCCGAAGAGTCTGCTTTGATGGAAGTTTAACTGTCCAAAGTGGAATCctggaattccgaaaaaaatctttgaagcgGAATTTTTAGATTCCCAAACGGAATCTTTAGATCACcgaaccagtggcgtagccacgggggtggttttggtgttaaccccccccccccagagacaacatttttggaagaaattttttttttcgaaaaaaaaaatgttcaggaaacccccccccccagaccaattttctggctacgccactgcaccGAACTGAATATTTCGATTTCAACACGGATTTTTTGGATTCCCTAAAATAATCTTTGGgagtttttaaatttctaaacgtAATCTTTAGATTCCCAAACGGAGTTTTGAAAATCATAATCCTAATCTTCTGACTCTGAAACGGAAtcttaaaataaatttgaaacggTATCCCAAACGAAATATTTAGATTGCCGAACGGAATCTTCAGATTTCCAACATAATTTTTGGATTCCCTAACGAAATCTTTAGAATcccaaaatgaattttaaacgaTATCTTAATATTCTTAAACGGAATCTTTGAATTCCCAAACAGAATCTTTAGATTACCAAACGAAATATTCGGATTCCCAAATTCAGTCGGATTATTAAACGAAATCTGAAGATTCCAAAACGAAATCTTTATATTCCCAAACGCAATCTTTAGAACAAAATATTCATATTTCCAAATTGAATTAGATTGGCGAACGAAATCTTCAGATTCCCAAACAGATTCTTCAGACTCTCAAACGAAATATTCAGACGGAATTTTTAGATTCCCAATCGTTATCTTCAGTTTCCTAGAGAGACTTTTTAGATTCCGAAACGGAATCTCTGGATTCTCAAATAAAATCTTTAGATTCCTAAACGGAATCTTCAGATTCCTTAACGAAATCTTTAAATTCTCAAACGGAATATTTAGATTCCCCAGGAGAATCTCCAAACTGAATTTTTAGATTCCCAAATGGAATTTTTAGATTCTCAAACGGAACCTTTAGTTTCCCAAACGGAAGCTTCAGATTCCCAAAcggaatttttagatttcaaaacggAATCTCTAGATTTCGAAGCTGGATCTCTAGATTCCGAAGCGGAATCTCTAGATTCCGAAGAGGAATCTCTAGATTCCGAAGAGGAATCTCTAGATACCGAAGAGGAATCTCTATATTCGAAACGGAATCCGAAGAGGAATCTCTagattcgaaacggaatccgAAGAGGAATCTCTAGATTCCGAAGAGAAATCTCTAGATTCCGAAGAGGAATCTCTAGATTCCGAAGAGGAATCTCTAGATTCCGAAGAGGAATCTCTAGATTCCGAAGAGGAATCTCTAGATTCCgaaaaggaatttctagattCCGAAAAGGAATCTCTAGATTCCGAAAAGGAATCTCTAGATTCCGAAAAGGAATCTCTAGATTCCGAAGCGGAATCTTTAAATTCCGAAGCGGAATCTCTAGATTACGAAACGGTATCTTTAGATTCCAAAACGGAATTTCTAAATTCTTAAACGGAATCTCTAGATTCCTAAACGGAATCTCTAGATTTCAAAACGGAATCTCCAGATTCCGAAATGGAATCCCTAAATTCCGAAGAGGAATCCGAAGATTCCGAAAAGGAATCTCTAGATTCCGAAATGATATCTCTAGATTAAGAAACGGTATCTATAGATTCCGAAACGGAAACTTTAGATTCCCGAACAAAGTCTTTAGATTCTCAATCGGAATATTCAAATTCCCAAAGATTCAAAAACGGAATCTCTAGATTCCGAAACGGAATCTCTAGATTTCGAAACGGAATCTTTAGATTCCTAAACGGAAGCTTTAGTTTCCTGAATGAAATCTTTAGATTATCAAAcggaatttttagatttcaaaacgaAACGGAATCTCTAGATTCCGAAACGGAATCTTTAGATTCCAAAGCGGAATCTCTAGATTCCGAAACGGAATCTCCAGATTCCGAAACGGAATGTCCAGATTCCGAAACGGAATCTCCAGATTCCGAAACGGGGTCCGTAGATTGCGAAACGAAATCTCTAGATTCCAAAACGGAATCTGTAGATTTCGAAACGGAATCTCTAGATTTCGAAACGGAATCTCTAGATTTCGAAACGGAATCTTTAGATTCCTAAACGGAGGCTTTAGTTTCCTGAATGAAATCTATAGGTTCTCAAAcggaatttttagatttcaaaacgaAAAGGAATCTCTAGATTCCGAAACGGAGTCTGTAGATTCCGAAACGGAATATGTAGATTTCGAAACGAAATCTCTAGATTTCGAAATCGAATCTCTAGATTTCGAAACGGAATCTCTAGACTCCGAAACAGAATCTCTAGATTTCGAAACGGAATCTCTATATTCCGAAACGGAATTTCTAGATTCCGAAACGGAATCTCTggattccgaaacggaatcTCTAGATTCCGAAGCGGAATCTCTAGATTCCGAAGCGGAATCTCTAGATTCCGAAGCGGAATCTCTAGATTCCGAAGCGGAATCTCTAGATTCCGAAGCGGAATCTCTAGATTCCGAAGCGGAATCTCTAGATTCCGAAGCGGAATCTCTAGATTCCGAAGCGGAATCTCTAGATTCCGAAACGAAATCTTTAGATTCCTAAACGGAAGCTTTAGTTTCCCAAACGAAATCTTCAGATTCCCGAGCGGAATCTTCAGATCCCAAATAAAATCTTTGGATATCCAAAAGGAGGATTTAGATTCCCAAACGGAATATTTAGATTTCTAAACGGAATCTTTAGATATTCAAATTCTCAATTAGGATCAGATTGTCGATCGAA belongs to Armigeres subalbatus isolate Guangzhou_Male unplaced genomic scaffold, GZ_Asu_2 Contig1293, whole genome shotgun sequence and includes:
- the LOC134202590 gene encoding serine-aspartate repeat-containing protein E-like, with amino-acid sequence MDKFYTMLELELILSSCSLAYFETESLDSETESLDFETESLYSETEFLDSETESLDSETESLDSEAESLDSEAESLDSEAESLDSEAESLDSEAESLDSEAESLDSEAESLDSEAESLDSETKSLDS